A region of Pyxidicoccus parkwaysis DNA encodes the following proteins:
- a CDS encoding RNA polymerase sigma factor, translating to MATDDLTLVKRVRSGDQRAFKLLVERYQRKVYAVALGMLKDKEEAMDVSQEAFVKVYKYLDHFKGDSSFYTWLYRITVNICIDVIRKRGGGGEAVEFDETQDMDLSEARIGALGSRLGTNPQKSALRRELADKIQEALATVPEKHRAILLLREIEGMSYEDLARTLDIPKGTVMSRLFHARAKVQKILSEYLELDEAKSGVGNE from the coding sequence TTGGCAACCGACGACCTTACACTCGTCAAGCGCGTCCGGAGCGGCGACCAGCGCGCATTCAAACTCCTCGTCGAGCGTTACCAGCGCAAGGTGTACGCCGTTGCCCTGGGCATGCTGAAGGACAAGGAGGAAGCGATGGACGTCTCCCAGGAGGCGTTCGTCAAGGTCTACAAGTACCTGGACCACTTCAAGGGCGACTCGTCCTTCTACACCTGGCTCTACCGCATCACCGTCAACATCTGCATCGACGTGATTCGCAAGCGCGGCGGAGGCGGTGAGGCCGTCGAGTTCGACGAGACGCAGGACATGGACCTGTCCGAGGCCCGCATCGGCGCGCTCGGCAGCCGCCTGGGCACCAACCCCCAGAAGAGCGCCCTGCGCCGGGAGCTGGCGGACAAAATCCAGGAGGCCCTGGCCACCGTGCCGGAGAAGCACCGCGCCATCCTCCTGCTCCGGGAGATCGAGGGCATGTCCTACGAGGACCTGGCCCGCACGCTCGATATTCCGAAGGGCACGGTGATGAGCCGCCTCTTCCATGCCCGGGCCAAGGTTCAGAAAATCCTGAGTGAATACCTGGAGTTGGACGAAGCGAAGAGCGG